The Nocardia vinacea genome contains the following window.
CACGGTGCCGAGTTCGGCACGGGCCATGGCGAAGAAATCCTCGCGGTTGGCGGCATCGCGCGTCGCGGAGGTCGCGACCATCCGCACCCGACCTACCCCCGCCTCCCGCATCAGCGCGACATAATCGGCGAGCGCAACCCTGGTGCGCTCGATCGCCTCCGGCGCAAGCGCCCCCGTCGCATCCACCCCCTGCCCCAGCCGCACAATGCGCATCTCCCGATGCAGATCCGCCAACCTCCCGTCGCCGAGCACCTCGGCGATCAATAGTCGAATCGAATTCGTCCCGCAATCAACAGCCGCTACCCGATCATTCATGCTCAGCTCCGCTCATCTCAGCCCCGGCCAATTTCCCACTCACGCTCACCGGCGCGCCCGGTCATCCCAGTTCCTACGCCGCCCGCAGCGCCCCCGCGCATTTCGGCACCACGCTCATTCCAGCGCCCACGCTCATCTCAGCGCCCACGCTCATTCCAGCGCCCACGCTCATTCCAGCGCCCACGCTCATTTCAGCGCCCATGCTCATCCGCCTGCGCTCATCTCAGCGCCCGCACTCAACCCAGCGCGCACGTTCTCCCCAGCGCCCGTGATCAATTCAAGCGCCGCGCGCACGTCATTGCCCGTCGGTCGGAGCGAGCGGCGGCTCGTATTTCGGCCAGTCGGCGGGGATTGCGGTGCCGCGGAGGCCGTGGTCGGCGGCCATGGCTACTGCTTCGTCGCCGAAGGGGTTGACGCCTGGGCCCTTGGCGAGGGCGTGGGCGATCAGGACGTGCAGGCATTTCACTCGTTCGGGCATGCCGCCGCCGGTGAAATCGGTGCCGAGCGATTCGATTTCATTGCGCTCGGCCAGATAGCTCTCGTGGGCGGCGCGGTAGGCGGCGGCCAATTCCGGGTCGGTGGCGAGGCGTTCGGTCATTTCCCGCATGACGCCCGCGGATTCCTGCCTGCTCGCCTCTGCGGTGAGGCGGGGATCGGTCAGGTAGTAGAGGGTCGGGAAGGGGGTGCCGTCGGGCAGCCGCGGCGCGGTCTTGACCACCGCGGGCAGCCCGTCCGGGGTGCGGTAAGCGACGGCGAGTACGCCGCGCGGTTCGCGTCCCAGCTGCTTGGCGATGATCTCGAGATCGCGGTCGTTCGGTGCGGTCACCTGGGTCCTTCCGGTGCTGGCTGCGGCGCGGCGGGCGGCCCGGCCGGTGCGGCCGCCGGGGCCTGCTGCGGTTGCGAAATACTGCGCCACAGTTCGGTGTACCAGGGCTCGGGCGCCTTCGACTGGGTCGGTGCGGCGGGCGGCGCGGGAGCTTCGATACCCGGCACCTGGACGATATAGGGCGTCTCACCCGGCATGACCAGCCGCAACCGGTCCCTGGCCTCGGAGCGGACGTAGGCCGGATCCTGTTGCTGCGCACGGCGATCCCGCAACTTGGCGAGATCGGCCTCGAGTTCGATGCGCTCCTGCGCCAGGTGCGCGGCCTCGGCGCGCTGGGTGAAATAGGTGCGCAGCGGCACGGCCAGCGTCAGCGCGAGTGCGCCCACGACAATGGCCAGGATGACCGCTTTACCAGTGGACAGGCCCAGGATCGTGCGATCATGCCTGTCCTCGTGCCCGCCGGAGCGCAGCCCAATCTTCTGTGACTTGGCCTTCTCTGCGGATTCGGACCGCCTGCGGGTCGTCCGCTTCGGTGCGGCCGCCGGCGATTCGGCGGCCGGGCGCGATCTGGCAGAGCGCGACGTGCGGCGGTTCCCGCGTCCGGCCGGACTGGATCCACGCGCACGTCGCTCTGTCATACCGCTCCCCTAGCTGACTAGCCTTCGAACGCGAACCGCGGGAACGCGACGTCACCCGCGTACCGTGCGGAATCGCCGAGCGCATCCTCGATGCGCAGCAGCTGGTTGTACTTGGCGACACGCTCGCTGCGCGCCGGGGCGCCGGTCTTGATCTGACCGCTGCCGACCGCGACAGCCAGGTCGGCGATAGTGGTGTCCTCGGTCTCGCCGGAGCGGTGGCTCATCATCGTCTTGTAGCCGTTGCGGTGTGCGAGCTCGACGGCATCCAAAGTCTCGGTGAGCGTGCCGATCTGGTTGACCTTCACCAGCAGCGCATTGGCTGCGCCCTTGGTGATGCCCTCCTCCAGGCGCTCCGGGTTGGTGACGAACAGGTCGTCGCCGACCAGCTGCACCTTGTCGCCGATCTGGTCGGTCAGCGCGACCCAGCCGTCCCAGTCGTCCTCCGACAGCGGGTCCTCGATGGAGACCAGCGGGTAGGCGGTGAGCAGTTCGGCGTAGAACTGCGCCATGTCGGCGGCCGAGCGGACGCCACCCTCGAACTTGTAACCACTGCCCGCGGTGTAGAACTCGGTGGCCGCGACATCGAGCGCGAGCGCGACATCGGTGCCCAGCTTCAGGCCGGTCTTCGCGATGGCGACACCGATCAGGTCGAGCGCTTCCTTGGTGCCCGCGACGGACGGCGCGAAACCACCCTCGTCGCCGAGACCGGTGGACAGGCCCTTGGACTTCAGCACCGACTTCAGCGCGTGGTACACCTCGGTGCCCCAGCGCAGCGACTCCTTGAAGGTGGTCGCGCCGATCGGGGCGACCATGAACTCCTGGACATCGACGCCGCTGTCCGCGTGTGCGCCACCGTTGAGGATGTTCATCATCGGCACCGGGAGCACATGTGCGTTCGGACCGCCCAGGTACCGGAACAGCTCCAGGCCCGAGGATTCGGCGGCGGCGCGGGCCACCGCGAGCGAGACGCCGAGCAGGGCGTTCGCACCGAGGCGGGACTTGTCCGGAGTGCCGTCCAGATCCAGCAGGACCTGGTCGACGGTGCGCTGCTCGACCGCGTCCAGGCCGATGACGGCGGGCGCGATCTCGTCGAGCACACCCTCGACGGCCTTCTGCACACCCTTGCCGCCGTAGCGCTCGCCACCGTCGCGCAGTTCGACGGCCTCGTGTTCACCGGTGGAGGCACCGGAGGGCACGGCAGCACGGGTCAGGGTGCCGTCGTCGAGGGCGATCTCGACCTCGACAGTGGGGTTTCCGCGGGAATCCAGGATCTCGCGAGCTCCGACCTGTTCGATGATGGCCACGAAAACGACACTCCTTCGGCTGTTGGCACGGTAGGTCTGACGGGAAGGGCCGTGCGTCTGCGAGCCTAGCGTCCTCGCGCATTCCGCAGTAACCGGCACTCCGACGAATCGCTTCGCACTGTCGCGGTAAGCACCCGTTGTTTCCTCCGAGGGGTGCTCATGCCCGACGCCCGACGCTGTACGCAGCGGCGCGATCGCGGACGGTCAATAGATAGGCATTCGACTGGTTGTAGGTCAACAGAGCCTGCTGCCAGCCGCGCTCGGAGGTCAGATCGCCGCCGCTCGCGCACAGGTAGCGGGCCGCGGTGAGAGCGGCGTCATCGATATTCTGCGGATCGGCGACGCCGTCGCCATTGGCGTCGACACCCCAGCGCTTCCAGGTCTCCGGAATGAATTGCAGTGGGCCCAGCGCCCTGTCGAACTCCGGGTCGCCGTCGAGCTTGCCGCCGTCGGTGTCCTTGACCAGTGCCACGCCCGGCGCACCGTCCAGCGGGATGCCGATGATCGGCGGGCGCACGGTGCCATCCGCATCGACCTCCGAACCGCGATGGGTCCCGTGCTTACTCTCCACACTGGCGATCCCCGCGATGGTGGTCCAGGCGATCCCGCAGTCCGGCCGAGACCGGCCCAGGATCGCCGCGGCATAGCCGTACGCCTCCAGCGAGACACTCGGAATGCCGAGTTTGTCGGATTGCTCGTCGGCCCAGTCGCGTAATTGCACGGCGGTGCGGCCGGGCGCATCCAGATCGATCAGCGGTAGCGGAGTACCGGGACCGGGCGGGATGCCCTCGGGAATGGGCGGAAGATTACGTTCGGTGCCGCAACCGGCGAGTACAAGGATCACCATTGCGGCGACCAACACGCCGGTCAGCTTCGCGAGCATTCCGTCATCATCCAGATCCGAACGACCACCCACGCGATGCACGCGTCGCGGCAAACCCAGCGCCATGTGTCCCTCCCCCTGCAGACCCCGCATGCCTGGTGGTCACGCGCTCCGTGTTCCGAGATTACCGAGCAGATCGCCGATAACGCAGCCGCCGATTCGTCCGCACAGAACTACCGTGCGTCACGCACAAGCTGTGTGCGGGAAACGCCTAGCCGAGAAGTTCGCGGGTCGCGGTGTGCGCCGGGGCGGTGAGGACCGCTGTCGCCGAGCCGGATTCGACAATGCGGCCGTGGTCGAGGACGACGAGTTGGGAGCAGTGTCCGGTGACCAGCGTCATGTCGTGGGTGATGACGAGCAGACCGGTGTCGTGTTCGGCGCGGATGCGGTCCAGCAGGGTCATGATCGAGACGGCGGTGTTGTGGTCCAGGGCCGAGGTGATCTCGTCACAGACCAGCACGGCTGGTTCGGCCGCGAGCGCTCTGGCGAGTGCCACCCGCTGGCGTTGGCCGCCGGAGAGTTCGTGCGGGTAGCGGACGGCGAGCTCCGATGCGAGTTCGACCGAGTGGAGTAAGTCGGTAATGCCCTGCGCCAGTTGTCGTTTCGGTACACCGCCGATTCGGCGCAGCGGACGGCCGAGCGTCTGGGCGACGGTACGACGGGGATTGAGCGCGGACCGCGGGTTCTGCGTGACCAACTGAATACCATTGCGGCCGTTGCGGGCTCGTCGACGGGGGCCGATCGGGATCGACTCACTTCGCAGTTCCAGCGATCCGGTCGCTTCCCGGTGCAGACCGGCGATAACCCGCGCGAGAGTGGTCTTTCCAGCTCCTGACGCCCCCACTATGGCCAGTGCCGCGCCGCCCGGCAGCACGAAATCGATATCCGCCAATACCTCGTGCCCGTCGATCGAGGCACCGATGTCCTGGCCGCGCAGGACGGGTTCCGCGACCGGCTCGACCGTCCTGGAGCGCACAGCTACCGCACCCTGTCCTTCGATGGGCTGCAGAGCCGAGTCCCCGGTGTCGGCCGCTCGGCCGAGTGGCATCTCCGGAGCCATCGCCACCCGCACGATCGACGCGGCACCCCCGTTCGATCGCGGTGAATTCGATATACCCGAAAGAGTCGGCACAGGTGTGCGGCTGATTACATCGGTATGCACCGCACCCAACTCGACCACATCATCGGCGATCGCATGAATAGTCGCGGTGTCGTGCCCGGACAGCAAGATTGCGGCAGAGCGCTGCGCGGCGATATCGGCCAGCAGACGGGCGATATCGGTGCGGAGGGAACCGTGCAGCCCGGCGAGGGGCTCGTCGAGAATGAGGATCCCGGTGTGACGAACCAGCGCACGCGCAAGGGCCACTCGGCGCTGTTGACCGCCGGAGAGTTCGCCGGGTCGGCGGCGCAGGTGTTCGTCGGATAGGCCGACCAGCTCCAGGGCTTCGGGCACGGCGGTGGCGGGGTGGCGAACCTCGTTCAGCAGGGAACGCACACGCATCAACGGATTGAGGGCCGAACCAGGATCCTGTCCGACATAGGCGATGTGGTCCCGCCGGAACCGTTGCAGTGCGCCAGGATTCAACGCGAATACGTCCTGCCCCGCAACCACGGCCGAACCCGCGGATCGCCGGGCTCCCGTTGGCAGATGCCCGAGCAGTGCCCGCATCAACGTGGTCTTGCCCGACCCCGACGGACCGGTCAGGGCGGTGACCTTACCCGCCGCGACGCTGAAACTGGTGGGCTCGAACAACTCCTGACCATTCGATCCGCACACGGTCAGCGCATCGACGACTACAGACGCATTCATCCCCGCTCCTCCAACGCATTGCCTGCGACCGGCGACTCCGCGCCGGCCGGTCCCAGCGGCTCGGAACCGCGCGCCCTTCGTACAGCCCAGCGGCGCGGACGGTGCTGATCGAACGAGGTCACCGCGAGATTCACACTGACCGCGACCACCGCGATCGCCAGGCTCGGAGCCAGCACGGACCAGGGGTTGAGAAGCATGCCGGAGGAGTTCTCGCGCACCATGACCGCCCAGTTGCTCGCGCCGAGCGTGGTCGGCAGTTGGAGGAACGATGCGGTGCTGACCACATACACGCCCTCTACGAAGCGAAGACCGAGTTGCGCGGCCAAGACCTCGCGCAGATTCGGAATCACCTCACGGAATACCAAGTGCGGCAGAGTTTCGCCGCTCGCTTGGGCGGCCTCGACATAGCCGCTCGCAGCGACTCCCGCCGCGGCCGCCGCGAAAACTCGTGCACAGTACGGAGTTCCGAAGAGCAGAGCCACCACAACGAGCCCGTAGACGCCCGCATCCGGCCAGGCCGTCAGCACCAGCAGGATCCCGAGTACGGCCGGAAGCAGGATCGCGAAATCGGCGACGCCCTCGATCATCGCACCGACCCGAGGACGCAGTGCCGCGATCGCGCCGAGCACGCACGACAACCCGGTCACCGCGACCGCGATCACACCCGCCAGCAACAGCAGACCCCAACCGCCGTAGAGCAGTTGAGCCAGCACATCCCGTCCGAGTCGGTCCGTGCCCAATAAGGTGTCCGCGCCCGGCCGCCCGAATGGTATCCCGGCCGCCTCCTCAGCAGGCCGAGTCGCCGAACTCGGCCCGAGCGCGGCAGCGATAACCACCACCAGCGCAGGCAATACCGTGAGGAATCTCTTCACCTGCGACCTTCCGATCCGAGCCGCCGGATTCCGCTGCACATCGGTCATATTCGCCCCCGCAATGCCCAGGCCCGAATCCCGTCCGCCATGGCCAGCATGGCCATGATGACGATTCCGGTCAGCGCGACCACCGCGGCGATCAAGGAGGTGTCCCGATCGGCGACCGACCCCGCGAGCACCGCACCGAGTCCCGGGTAGTTGAAGATGGTCTCCACCACCAGCGCACCACCGAGCAGCATGCCGACCGTGGTCGCGAAACTCGCCACAATCGTCGGCAGCGCGAACGGCAGCACATGCCTGGTCAGCACCGTGGTGGTCGAAAGTCCGTCCAGCACCGCACTTTCCACATGCGGCGAGCGCGCGGAGTCGAGCAGGGCCGCGCGCACCACCCGGGTGTTCCAGCCGGTCTGCGGTATCGCCAGTGCGAGTACGGGCAGCACCAGCATGTCCGGACTGGCCGGAAATCCGGAGCGCCCGGTAATGGTGACGGCGGGTAACCAACCGGCGCCCAAGGAGAACACCAGGATCAACAAGGTCGCGATGACGAACTCCGGAATCGCCGCCGCCGCAGTGGTAGTCGGCTGCAGGAACCGAGTAGCCGCACCCCGCCGTGTCGCCCACCAGCCGCCGAGCAGCAGCGACGCGACCACGGTCACCAGGAAGGCGAGCCCGCCGAGCAGCAGCGTCGGCGGAAACTTGTCGGCCAGCAGCTCATTGATCGATCGCCCACGCGCGGTGCGGCCGAAA
Protein-coding sequences here:
- a CDS encoding lytic transglycosylase domain-containing protein; its protein translation is MLAKLTGVLVAAMVILVLAGCGTERNLPPIPEGIPPGPGTPLPLIDLDAPGRTAVQLRDWADEQSDKLGIPSVSLEAYGYAAAILGRSRPDCGIAWTTIAGIASVESKHGTHRGSEVDADGTVRPPIIGIPLDGAPGVALVKDTDGGKLDGDPEFDRALGPLQFIPETWKRWGVDANGDGVADPQNIDDAALTAARYLCASGGDLTSERGWQQALLTYNQSNAYLLTVRDRAAAYSVGRRA
- a CDS encoding septum formation initiator family protein, producing the protein MTERRARGSSPAGRGNRRTSRSARSRPAAESPAAAPKRTTRRRSESAEKAKSQKIGLRSGGHEDRHDRTILGLSTGKAVILAIVVGALALTLAVPLRTYFTQRAEAAHLAQERIELEADLAKLRDRRAQQQDPAYVRSEARDRLRLVMPGETPYIVQVPGIEAPAPPAAPTQSKAPEPWYTELWRSISQPQQAPAAAPAGPPAAPQPAPEGPR
- a CDS encoding DUF501 domain-containing protein; the encoded protein is MTAPNDRDLEIIAKQLGREPRGVLAVAYRTPDGLPAVVKTAPRLPDGTPFPTLYYLTDPRLTAEASRQESAGVMREMTERLATDPELAAAYRAAHESYLAERNEIESLGTDFTGGGMPERVKCLHVLIAHALAKGPGVNPFGDEAVAMAADHGLRGTAIPADWPKYEPPLAPTDGQ
- a CDS encoding ABC transporter permease — translated: MSFARLLIRRVLLLVALLATVFAAVDLLPGNSARAVLGRDATAEQIAAKEHELGLDRPLPVRFVEWISGVATGDFGRTARGRSINELLADKFPPTLLLGGLAFLVTVVASLLLGGWWATRRGAATRFLQPTTTAAAAIPEFVIATLLILVFSLGAGWLPAVTITGRSGFPASPDMLVLPVLALAIPQTGWNTRVVRAALLDSARSPHVESAVLDGLSTTTVLTRHVLPFALPTIVASFATTVGMLLGGALVVETIFNYPGLGAVLAGSVADRDTSLIAAVVALTGIVIMAMLAMADGIRAWALRGRI
- a CDS encoding ABC transporter permease subunit, with translation MKRFLTVLPALVVVIAAALGPSSATRPAEEAAGIPFGRPGADTLLGTDRLGRDVLAQLLYGGWGLLLLAGVIAVAVTGLSCVLGAIAALRPRVGAMIEGVADFAILLPAVLGILLVLTAWPDAGVYGLVVVALLFGTPYCARVFAAAAAGVAASGYVEAAQASGETLPHLVFREVIPNLREVLAAQLGLRFVEGVYVVSTASFLQLPTTLGASNWAVMVRENSSGMLLNPWSVLAPSLAIAVVAVSVNLAVTSFDQHRPRRWAVRRARGSEPLGPAGAESPVAGNALEERG
- the eno gene encoding phosphopyruvate hydratase, encoding MAIIEQVGAREILDSRGNPTVEVEIALDDGTLTRAAVPSGASTGEHEAVELRDGGERYGGKGVQKAVEGVLDEIAPAVIGLDAVEQRTVDQVLLDLDGTPDKSRLGANALLGVSLAVARAAAESSGLELFRYLGGPNAHVLPVPMMNILNGGAHADSGVDVQEFMVAPIGATTFKESLRWGTEVYHALKSVLKSKGLSTGLGDEGGFAPSVAGTKEALDLIGVAIAKTGLKLGTDVALALDVAATEFYTAGSGYKFEGGVRSAADMAQFYAELLTAYPLVSIEDPLSEDDWDGWVALTDQIGDKVQLVGDDLFVTNPERLEEGITKGAANALLVKVNQIGTLTETLDAVELAHRNGYKTMMSHRSGETEDTTIADLAVAVGSGQIKTGAPARSERVAKYNQLLRIEDALGDSARYAGDVAFPRFAFEG
- a CDS encoding ABC transporter ATP-binding protein; translated protein: MNASVVVDALTVCGSNGQELFEPTSFSVAAGKVTALTGPSGSGKTTLMRALLGHLPTGARRSAGSAVVAGQDVFALNPGALQRFRRDHIAYVGQDPGSALNPLMRVRSLLNEVRHPATAVPEALELVGLSDEHLRRRPGELSGGQQRRVALARALVRHTGILILDEPLAGLHGSLRTDIARLLADIAAQRSAAILLSGHDTATIHAIADDVVELGAVHTDVISRTPVPTLSGISNSPRSNGGAASIVRVAMAPEMPLGRAADTGDSALQPIEGQGAVAVRSRTVEPVAEPVLRGQDIGASIDGHEVLADIDFVLPGGAALAIVGASGAGKTTLARVIAGLHREATGSLELRSESIPIGPRRRARNGRNGIQLVTQNPRSALNPRRTVAQTLGRPLRRIGGVPKRQLAQGITDLLHSVELASELAVRYPHELSGGQRQRVALARALAAEPAVLVCDEITSALDHNTAVSIMTLLDRIRAEHDTGLLVITHDMTLVTGHCSQLVVLDHGRIVESGSATAVLTAPAHTATRELLG